The segment TTTCAGTTACAAAATGTATTTCTTAATGTCACGTGTCCGTTGAGTCATCTTATCCTCTACTTGTACCTGTAGGTAATTCTTCCCTTGGTCAGGTCATAGGGTGACATGGCCACTTTCACCTTATCGCCCGGAAGGATCTTGATGTAATGCATGCGCATTTTACCTGAAATATGAGCCGTGATCACGTGCCCATTTTCCAGTTCAACGCGGAATATAGCATTACCAAGAGATTCCTTAACGATGCCATCCTGTTCGATCGTTAGCTGTTTTGTCATCTACTGCCTGAAATTATTTACCATTGATTACTTCTTCAATATAGTCGAACGTAGAGAGTATTTCGCACGAATCCTTTCTCACGACCACTTCATGTTCATAATGAGCAGAGGGTTTCCCGTCGGCCGTCCGGATCGTCCATCCATCTCGTTCCTGCACCACTGTCCGTGTTCCCAGGTTGATCATGGGTTCGATACAGATGGTCATTCCTTCGGTCAGTTTCATGCCGGTCCCCCGTTTTCCATAATTGGGTATTTCCGGTTTTTCGTGCAGATTTCTTCCGATGCCATGTCCCACCAGATCCCTGACGACACTGTATCCAAACTGCTCCACCCAGCTTTGAACTGCAAAACCAATATCCCCAACCCGTTTTCCGGCCACTGCCATTTCGATCCCCTTGTACAGGGATTCCCTGGTTTGTTTCATCAAAAGGAGCCATTCTTCCGGAACTTCCCCGACAGCGAAGGTATAGGCTGAATCACCGTAAAAATCATCCTGAACAACGCCACAGTCAATTGAAACGATGTCACCGTCCTTAAGCTCCCTCTTCCCGGGGATCCCATGAACGACCTGGTCATTCACCGACACGCAGAGGGTAGCCGGATAACCTTCGTACCCTTTGAATGCGGGAATAGCTCCCTGGTCGCGGATAAATTCCTCGGCGATTCGGTCCAGCTCCCGTGTCGTCACTCCCGGCCGGATGTACCTTGCCACCTCTGCCAGTGCTTTACCAACTATCAAAGAACTGTTTCTGATCCGAATGATCTCTTCTTCTGTTTTGATCATCATCTTTTCAAACACGCACCCCCCTGGTTAACGGTTATGTGCCCATGCTCATGGATGAGCGTCCCTTTATCCTGCCGCTTTTGGTCAATCCATCGTAATGCCTCATCAGCAGATGACTTTCGATTTGCTGCAGTGTATCCAGTACCACGCCGACAAGGATCAGCAGGGATGTGCCTCCATAGAACTGGGCAAACTGCGTATTAACTCCCATCAACCTGACAAAGGCTGGCATAATGGCCACAAAAGCCAGGAAGATTGATCCGGGCAGGGTTATACGCGACATAATATTATCAACGAATTCCGCGGTTTTTCTGCCCGGTTTGACACCGGGGATGAATCCGCCGTTCTTTTTCATATCCTCAGCCATCTGGTTGGGGTTGATCGTAATGGCCGTGTAGAAGTAGGTGAAGAGGATGATCATGATGGCAAAAACAAAGTTGTACCAGAATCCGTTCATATTACTGAACGTGGCTGCAAAACGTGACATTCCTTCTGAACCAAACTGGGCAAAGGTGAGGGGCAGGAACATGATGGCCTGGGCGAAGATGATTGGCATGACACCGGCTGCATTTACTTTCAGGGGAATGTACTGCCTGACACCTCCGTACTGTTTGTTGCCGACAATGCGTTTGGCATATTGTACGGGGATCCTGCGGGTACCCTGTACCAAAAGGATACAGAGCAGGATGACGAAAACAAGCACCGCGATTTCCACAATGAAAATGATCAGTCCTCCTCCCTGTGTTTCCAGCCTGCTGATCAGTTCTCCGAACAGTGCAAAGGGCAGCCGGGCGATGATTCCAATCATGATGATCAGGGATATGCCGTTCCCGATGCCTTTGTCGGTGATGCGTTCCCCAAGCCACATGATGAACAGGGATCCGGCCGTCAGTATGACGATGGACGATATCCCGAAAAACGAAAGGACGGAATGGGTTGTGATATCCGCCTGGAAGGGATAGATCGCTTCGGCGGGTAACTGGCTGACCAGGTTGGCGATGTAAGCTGGTGACTGGAAGATCAGGATAAACAC is part of the Bacteroidales bacterium genome and harbors:
- the infA gene encoding translation initiation factor IF-1, coding for MTKQLTIEQDGIVKESLGNAIFRVELENGHVITAHISGKMRMHYIKILPGDKVKVAMSPYDLTKGRITYRYK
- the secY gene encoding preprotein translocase subunit SecY produces the protein MKRFIETIRNIYKIEDLRKRILYTLGIIMIYRLGAYVVIPGIDPNQLAALQNQASTGLLGLLNMFSGGAFSNASIFALGIMPYISASIVVQLLGMAIPYFQKLQREGESGRKKMNQITRYLTVFILIFQSPAYIANLVSQLPAEAIYPFQADITTHSVLSFFGISSIVILTAGSLFIMWLGERITDKGIGNGISLIIMIGIIARLPFALFGELISRLETQGGGLIIFIVEIAVLVFVILLCILLVQGTRRIPVQYAKRIVGNKQYGGVRQYIPLKVNAAGVMPIIFAQAIMFLPLTFAQFGSEGMSRFAATFSNMNGFWYNFVFAIMIILFTYFYTAITINPNQMAEDMKKNGGFIPGVKPGRKTAEFVDNIMSRITLPGSIFLAFVAIMPAFVRLMGVNTQFAQFYGGTSLLILVGVVLDTLQQIESHLLMRHYDGLTKSGRIKGRSSMSMGT
- the map gene encoding type I methionyl aminopeptidase, yielding MMIKTEEEIIRIRNSSLIVGKALAEVARYIRPGVTTRELDRIAEEFIRDQGAIPAFKGYEGYPATLCVSVNDQVVHGIPGKRELKDGDIVSIDCGVVQDDFYGDSAYTFAVGEVPEEWLLLMKQTRESLYKGIEMAVAGKRVGDIGFAVQSWVEQFGYSVVRDLVGHGIGRNLHEKPEIPNYGKRGTGMKLTEGMTICIEPMINLGTRTVVQERDGWTIRTADGKPSAHYEHEVVVRKDSCEILSTFDYIEEVINGK